A DNA window from Arachis duranensis cultivar V14167 chromosome 3, aradu.V14167.gnm2.J7QH, whole genome shotgun sequence contains the following coding sequences:
- the LOC107480831 gene encoding uncharacterized protein LOC107480831, translated as MASEESFLVLVHYRGSIKRKTRSGVKFTDKDPLCIIVTPTTTYDALVSSVLEKLGLEGVKRVKKFFYRIPTAVLHDTVKFDCFTIGSEEDLQVMFLSRRQFPEVRTPELLAKLVDVVSSSGGSNRNANTIAAVAGSSSRPAVASSSAPVYEPPMQPVASPSFAVDLSGNVGDEVRYGKHIPTEVHCPTPAGVSDGLFDDPDDDDVEPDMIADESGDDVGTTVPTRATGGSSSGTQQYPPHFSSLDLDAMRQDDIALQASGFGTRDTEGSAGMNEFQVGQQFQDKDKALLSVKTYSIRRGVQYKVVESDYRRYVGKCSEFGNGCTWLIRLSGNGCTWLIRLSLRQRKGIWEVKRYNGPHTCLASSISSDHRSLDYHVISTFIMPMVRADAAVNIKVLQNATAAHFGFRPTYRRVWMAKQKAVAVIYGDWDESYNELPRWVLGVQLTMPGTVAVLRTCPVRVGGQVDESQVYFHRLFWTFPPCIQAFRHCKPLVSIDGTRLYGKYGGTLLVAIAQDGNSNILPVAFALVEGENAESWSFFLSHLREHVTPQPGLLVISNRHNGIKAALEAPDGGWLPPAAYRAFCIRHIAANFALTFKGKDARRLLVNAAYAKTEVEFDYWFDILRSENPAMCDWAN; from the coding sequence atggctagtgaggagagtttCCTAGTTCTGGTACATTACAGAGGGTCGATTAAGAGAAAAACTCGGTCCGGCGTGAAGTTCACTGATAAAGATCCCCTATGTATTATCGTGACGCCAACAACCACCTACGATGCTCTTGTTAGCTCTGTGCTGGAGAAGCTTGGTCTTGAAGGAGTTAAAAGGGTCAAGAAGTTTTTCTACCGCATTCCAACAGCGGTGCTCCATGACACCGTGAAGTTTGATTGTTTCACAATCGGTAGTGAGGAGGACTTGCAGGTTATGTTTCTCTCTCGTCGGCAGTTTCCCGAGGTAAGGACACCTGAGCTGTTGGCAAAGTTGGTTGATGTGGTATCTAGCTCGGGTGGTTCGAACCGGAATGCCAATACTATAGCCGCGGTTGCCGGCTCGAGCTCGAGACCTGCTGTTGCTTCATCCTCTGCTCCTGTGTATGAGCCACCGATGCAGCCTGTTGCGTCCCCTTCGTTTGCCGTTGATCTGAGCGGCAATGTTGGAGACGAGGTTCGGTATGGGAAACATATTCCCACCGAGGTACATTGTCCCACACCGGCTGGTGTTAGTGATGGTTTGTTTGATGATCCAGATGACGATGACGTAGAGCCGGATATGATCGCTGATGAAAGCGGCGATGATGTTGGAACTACTGTTCCGACAAGGGCTACAGGTGGATCTAGTTCTGGCACACAGCAGTATCCACCCCATTTTTCCTCATTGGACCTGGATGCCATGCGGCAGGACGACATTGCTTTGCAGGCTTCAGGATTTGGCACTAGAGACACCGAGGGGTCTGCCGGTATGAACGAGTTCCAGGTTGGCCAACAATTTCAGGATAAAGATAAGGCGCTGTTGAGTGTGAAGACGTACAGTATCCGCCGAGGGGTCCAGTACAAGGTCGTTGAGTCTGACTACCGCAGGTATGTGGGAAAGTGTTCTGAGTTTgggaatgggtgcacatggCTGATTCGGTTGAGTgggaatgggtgcacatggCTAATTCGGTTGAGTCTCCGACAGCGGAAGGGTATATGGGAAGTGAAGCGATACAACGGACCGCATACATGTCTTGCCAGCTCCATCTCCAGCGACCATAGGAGTCTGGACTACCATGTCATATCCACCTTCATTATGCCGATGGTTAGGGCTGATGCAGCTGTGAACATCAAGGTGCTTCAAAATGCCACGGCCGCACACTTTGGGTTCAGGCCTACGTACAGGAGGGTATGGATGGCGAAGCAGAAGGCCGTTGCCGTCATATATGGGGACTGGGACGAGTCGTACAATGAGCTCCCTAGGTGGGTTTTAGGAGTTCAGCTGACGATGCCTGGCACTGTAGCCGTCCTCAGGACTTGCCCTGTTCGAGTTGGGGGACAGGTTGACGAGTCTCAGGTTTATTTTCATAGGCTGTTCTGGACTTTCCCCCCGTGTATCCAGGCATTCCGTCATTGCAAGCCTTTGGTCAGTATTGATGGCACCCGTCTATATGGGAAGTATGGGGGAACACTGCTAGTCGCCATTGCACAGGACGGAAACTCGAACATCCTCCCCGTGGCATTTGCACTAGTTGAGGGTGAGAATGCTGAGTCAtggtctttctttctttcccacCTCCGTGAGCACGTGACACCTCAGCCGGGTCTGTTAGTTATTTCAAATAGGCATAACGGCATCAAGGCAGCACTCGAGGCTCCGGATGGGGGATGGTTACCCCCTGCTGCGTACCGGGCGTTCTGTATTCGACACATTGCAGCAAACTTTGCCTTGACATTCAAGGGAAAAGATGCCCGGAGGCTTCTTGTTAACGCCGCATATGCCAAGACCGAG